A genomic segment from Methanoplanus limicola DSM 2279 encodes:
- a CDS encoding beta-propeller domain-containing protein, which yields MEKKTGFKIVMILLIAGIIAVAGIFAYVLLFYPGPYGDDENGLIRVTDEDGLKKYLEEYSQDYSYSRYEYPDRVFFADDVMAEESLSSGRMDSGDSMIKYAVQDTVPPAVAQSLPGTVAGGSGASVYSETNVQVRGVDEADYLKNDGKYIYILKDSLLTIVDAYPAEKSGILSETKIPGYRTADLFLKGDRLVVFADGYEEEWITPEGSSVPVPVTEDAAKAYIFDISDRSAPEILHEITMPGSYSDARMTDGWIYAVTKKPVNRYDSKMPVVKVDSTAVSRPEIWCPPVPYSSFVMYTITSFDTSGSEVADTESFLLGWDDTMYVSAKNIYLSYIKNTPYYRGMLADGETGSNGPESVIHRFSIGKGDIEYKSTGTVAGRLLNQWSLDEYNDNLRVAATVNNYGGGEISMYNSVYVLNPELEIRGRLEYIAPDERIYSARFAGDRLYLVTFKEMDPFFVIDLSNPDKPGILGELKIPGYSDYLHPYDEDHIIGIGKSAEKNEWGGVSATGLKVALFDVTDVNSPALTDSVEIGDYGSDSEALRDHKALLFDKEKNILVLPVWEIADVPIDESMYGNYEKSYTREIFNGAYVFGISPESGFILKGKVKQGDSEINSYYRSGPEVVRRSLYMDDVLYTVSDELIVMSSLKDLSIKINEVMLRDNTEYTKPHYNIVR from the coding sequence ATGGAAAAGAAAACGGGATTTAAAATTGTGATGATACTTCTCATTGCAGGCATAATTGCAGTAGCAGGAATATTTGCATATGTCCTTCTCTTCTATCCGGGGCCATACGGTGATGATGAGAACGGCCTCATCAGAGTTACAGATGAAGACGGACTGAAAAAATATCTTGAAGAATACAGCCAGGATTATTCATACAGCAGATACGAATATCCAGATAGGGTCTTCTTTGCTGATGACGTAATGGCCGAAGAATCCTTATCATCAGGCAGAATGGATTCAGGAGATTCGATGATAAAATACGCAGTGCAGGATACAGTGCCGCCGGCAGTCGCTCAGAGCCTGCCCGGCACAGTTGCGGGCGGAAGCGGCGCATCCGTTTACTCGGAGACAAATGTACAGGTCAGAGGGGTTGATGAAGCTGATTACCTCAAAAATGACGGGAAGTACATCTACATTCTAAAAGACAGCCTTCTGACAATAGTTGATGCATATCCGGCAGAAAAATCAGGCATATTATCGGAGACAAAAATCCCCGGATACAGGACTGCCGATCTCTTCCTAAAAGGTGACCGTCTTGTGGTCTTTGCAGACGGTTATGAAGAGGAATGGATAACGCCTGAGGGCAGTTCCGTCCCGGTACCTGTGACAGAGGATGCAGCAAAGGCATACATCTTCGACATATCAGACCGTTCTGCACCGGAAATTTTACATGAGATAACAATGCCCGGAAGCTACAGCGATGCGCGTATGACAGACGGATGGATTTACGCGGTAACAAAAAAGCCTGTAAACAGGTATGACTCTAAAATGCCGGTTGTCAAAGTGGACAGTACAGCTGTATCCAGACCGGAGATCTGGTGCCCCCCGGTTCCGTACAGCAGCTTTGTGATGTACACCATAACATCCTTCGATACTTCCGGCAGTGAAGTTGCAGATACGGAATCCTTCCTTCTTGGATGGGACGATACGATGTATGTCTCAGCTAAGAACATCTACCTGAGCTATATAAAGAATACACCATACTACCGCGGCATGCTCGCAGACGGTGAAACCGGGAGCAACGGCCCTGAAAGTGTCATACACAGGTTTTCAATCGGAAAGGGAGACATTGAATATAAGTCCACCGGAACAGTGGCGGGCAGGCTTTTAAACCAGTGGTCACTGGATGAATACAACGACAACCTCAGGGTGGCTGCCACAGTAAACAACTACGGCGGAGGAGAGATCAGCATGTACAACTCTGTCTATGTCTTAAACCCCGAACTGGAGATAAGAGGCAGACTTGAATACATTGCACCTGATGAGAGGATATACTCAGCAAGGTTTGCAGGAGACAGGCTGTACCTTGTAACATTTAAGGAGATGGACCCATTCTTTGTAATCGACCTGTCAAACCCGGATAAGCCCGGAATTCTGGGCGAACTGAAGATACCCGGATATTCAGACTATCTCCACCCCTATGATGAAGACCATATTATCGGCATAGGAAAATCCGCTGAAAAGAACGAGTGGGGAGGTGTAAGTGCAACAGGACTGAAGGTTGCATTATTCGATGTAACGGATGTCAACAGTCCGGCACTGACCGACAGCGTTGAGATCGGTGATTATGGTTCTGATTCAGAGGCTTTAAGGGACCATAAAGCACTCCTCTTTGATAAAGAGAAGAATATCCTCGTCCTCCCTGTATGGGAGATTGCAGATGTCCCGATAGATGAGAGTATGTACGGGAACTATGAGAAGTCATATACAAGGGAGATATTCAACGGGGCGTATGTATTCGGAATATCCCCTGAAAGTGGTTTTATCCTGAAAGGAAAGGTAAAGCAGGGTGATTCTGAAATTAATTCATATTACCGGAGCGGCCCGGAGGTTGTCAGAAGGTCACTGTACATGGACGATGTACTGTACACAGTCTCAGATGAACTGATAGTTATGAGCAGTCTGAAAGATCTGAGCATAAAAATAAACGAGGTCATGCTCAGGGACAATACTGAATACACAAAACCCCATTACAATATAGTGCGCTGA
- a CDS encoding nucleotidyltransferase domain-containing protein, which produces MEIFSLNHVLIEKRLQERVDLLSKDADVRKIVLFGSFATGRAVPGSDLDILIVLKKSDKKLIPRIEDYQEIFSDMGIAVDIFPYTEDELDNPVAKNALKDGKILYQV; this is translated from the coding sequence GTGGAGATATTCTCTCTGAATCATGTTCTGATTGAAAAAAGGCTACAGGAGAGAGTTGATCTCCTCTCTAAAGATGCTGATGTCAGAAAAATTGTGCTTTTTGGTTCATTTGCAACCGGAAGAGCAGTACCGGGAAGTGACCTTGATATTCTTATTGTACTGAAGAAAAGTGATAAGAAGCTAATTCCCAGAATTGAAGATTATCAGGAGATTTTTTCAGATATGGGCATAGCGGTGGACATATTTCCTTATACAGAAGATGAGCTTGATAATCCGGTTGCCAAAAACGCCCTTAAAGACGGAAAAATACTATATCAGGTCTGA
- a CDS encoding HEPN domain-containing protein, whose translation MAERSGDWFSQAERDLGMASEALKSGYFEWTCFISQQAAEKAVKAVFQRYNKNAWGLSVSDLFRALNEERDIPKNIVRSARLLDRFYIPARYPDGFESGIPADYFDEVDAEDAVSCAEEIIRFCGDILSESCSD comes from the coding sequence ATGGCTGAAAGATCCGGAGACTGGTTTTCACAGGCAGAGCGTGATCTGGGGATGGCATCGGAAGCGCTGAAATCCGGCTATTTTGAATGGACATGCTTTATATCCCAGCAGGCAGCAGAAAAAGCAGTAAAGGCGGTCTTTCAGAGATACAACAAAAACGCATGGGGTCTCTCAGTTTCTGATCTATTCAGGGCACTGAATGAGGAGAGAGATATTCCGAAAAATATTGTCAGGAGTGCCCGGCTTTTAGACAGGTTTTATATTCCGGCAAGGTATCCTGATGGGTTTGAGAGTGGAATTCCGGCAGACTATTTCGATGAGGTGGACGCAGAAGATGCAGTCAGTTGTGCAGAAGAGATCATACGGTTCTGTGGAGATATTCTCTCTGAATCATGTTCTGATTGA
- the hisD gene encoding histidinol dehydrogenase, with the protein MLKELDADSWVSERRSSLDDVSAPVRDIIENVRNNGDSALYEYAKKFDKIDLEDICVSREEIDSAYEEADGRLVEFLIEAEARISEFHELQKREDLWLREVQPGIVLGVKTTPLERIGCYVPGGRASYPSTALMTAVPARVAGVSEICACTPPPGNPLTIVAFDIAGVDEIYRVGGAQAIAAMALGTESIKPVQKIVGPGNTFVTAAKMMLRDYAEIDFPAGPSEIGIIADDSAVPEFLAADILAQAEHDPNSACVLITTDRGTAEATIAELKAKAGISPRKEIIFAALENSGYIIADDLADAVSLSDMIAPEHLSIQVRDPMSVLNRVRNAGSIFVGPNTPVACGDYASGTNHVLPTAGYARVYSGLNVSHFCKTSTVQMIDREGLTEISDIVINLAEAEGLHAHADSVRERLKLRK; encoded by the coding sequence ATGTTAAAAGAGCTTGATGCAGATTCGTGGGTCAGTGAGCGCCGGAGCAGTCTTGATGATGTCAGTGCCCCTGTAAGGGATATTATTGAGAATGTACGGAATAACGGTGACTCTGCCCTTTATGAATATGCAAAAAAATTCGATAAGATAGATCTTGAAGATATATGTGTAAGCCGGGAGGAGATCGACTCTGCATACGAAGAGGCTGATGGCAGGCTTGTTGAATTCCTGATTGAGGCAGAGGCAAGAATCTCGGAATTTCATGAACTTCAGAAGAGGGAGGATCTCTGGCTTAGGGAGGTTCAGCCCGGAATTGTGCTCGGTGTTAAGACAACACCTCTTGAGAGGATCGGCTGCTATGTACCGGGAGGAAGAGCATCTTATCCGTCAACCGCACTTATGACAGCCGTGCCGGCAAGGGTTGCAGGAGTCTCTGAGATCTGCGCATGCACGCCTCCGCCGGGAAATCCCCTAACAATTGTTGCCTTTGATATTGCAGGTGTTGATGAGATCTACAGGGTTGGCGGAGCACAGGCTATAGCTGCAATGGCGCTCGGCACCGAGAGTATTAAACCTGTACAGAAGATTGTGGGGCCGGGCAATACCTTTGTGACAGCTGCAAAGATGATGCTTCGTGATTATGCAGAGATTGACTTTCCGGCAGGGCCGTCTGAGATCGGCATAATTGCGGATGACTCGGCAGTGCCTGAATTCCTGGCAGCTGATATACTTGCACAGGCGGAGCATGACCCGAATTCGGCCTGTGTATTGATCACCACAGACAGAGGTACTGCTGAGGCTACCATTGCAGAATTAAAAGCAAAAGCGGGTATATCTCCACGAAAAGAGATAATTTTTGCGGCTCTTGAAAATTCAGGATATATTATTGCAGACGATCTGGCAGATGCGGTCTCACTCTCCGATATGATTGCACCTGAGCATCTCTCTATTCAGGTACGCGATCCCATGTCTGTGTTAAACCGTGTCAGGAATGCCGGTTCTATCTTTGTCGGTCCGAATACTCCGGTTGCATGCGGGGATTATGCATCAGGCACAAACCATGTTCTGCCGACAGCTGGGTATGCCAGAGTTTATTCCGGGCTTAATGTCTCGCATTTCTGCAAGACCTCCACAGTTCAGATGATTGACAGGGAAGGCCTTACGGAAATCAGTGATATTGTGATCAATCTTGCAGAGGCGGAAGGCCTTCATGCCCATGCCGATTCAGTCCGTGAGCGTTTAAAGCTCCGGAAATAA
- a CDS encoding P-loop domain-containing protein — MKPAKVPGLSDLVPDIPQNSGCIPDKIRFRPGANIYSVLSFDKTSVQFSLPILVKPGFIPEFYGFSPEGYDGFTASVIEHIKRSVPKDERLRALGGLDTVHPAHYSVNTEPVTVIKTSHGSGQRLWMAGADNFTDEKGLHLTVRGALPAAVPGSDRALRQSSGYSGDLKETVASLVDGLPDAVAGIPVEKAEEAVSISVDQKKARSLLADLGLVSFIADGSLPARHFSDHRSNFRLAGPKYGVNIAFRCPKNLSPIEIEYKESGYTLSGLGIKKSEVFAVVGSNAEGKSTFLQGIISGTDDHLPGDGREGIVTVGRGSFVETGGRDISGSDISLFFKSLPPGISGTPKRVSGTGSGSMVMAAGFSEALSKQSPYILFDEDRSATNLLVPNCIQCEDVSTLTDLLRERREIFSGTSLIFAAATMDLLIAHSDRIMRFNNHRADGILVDEYRKRLHRHMTEIASSLINP; from the coding sequence GTGAAACCGGCAAAAGTTCCCGGACTTTCTGATCTGGTCCCTGACATTCCTCAGAATTCCGGGTGTATCCCGGATAAGATAAGGTTCAGGCCGGGAGCAAACATTTACAGTGTTCTCTCCTTTGATAAGACATCTGTACAGTTTTCACTGCCTATTCTGGTAAAACCGGGTTTTATTCCGGAATTTTACGGATTCAGTCCTGAGGGTTATGACGGTTTTACAGCATCAGTAATTGAGCATATCAAGAGATCTGTTCCAAAAGACGAAAGACTGAGGGCACTTGGCGGCCTTGATACAGTTCATCCTGCTCATTATTCTGTCAATACTGAACCTGTGACAGTCATAAAGACCAGCCATGGTTCTGGCCAGAGGCTCTGGATGGCCGGTGCGGATAATTTTACGGATGAAAAAGGGCTTCATCTGACTGTACGCGGTGCTCTGCCGGCAGCGGTTCCGGGCAGTGACCGTGCCCTCAGGCAGTCGTCCGGATATTCCGGAGATCTTAAAGAGACTGTGGCCTCGCTGGTGGACGGCCTGCCTGATGCTGTAGCCGGAATTCCGGTAGAGAAAGCTGAAGAAGCCGTCAGTATCTCGGTTGACCAGAAGAAGGCCCGTTCACTGCTCGCTGATCTCGGTCTTGTCTCATTCATTGCTGACGGTTCGCTCCCGGCGAGGCATTTTTCAGATCACAGGTCAAATTTCCGGCTTGCAGGCCCGAAATACGGCGTTAATATCGCTTTCAGGTGCCCAAAAAACCTCTCTCCCATAGAGATTGAATATAAAGAATCAGGTTATACCCTTTCAGGGCTTGGCATAAAGAAGAGTGAGGTTTTTGCAGTTGTAGGTTCAAATGCCGAAGGCAAGTCAACATTCCTTCAGGGCATTATCTCAGGGACTGACGACCATCTCCCGGGAGACGGGAGGGAGGGAATAGTTACGGTCGGGCGTGGAAGTTTTGTTGAGACCGGAGGCAGGGATATAAGCGGGTCTGATATAAGCCTCTTTTTTAAGTCGCTGCCGCCCGGAATTTCGGGCACTCCAAAGCGTGTCTCCGGCACGGGAAGCGGATCTATGGTTATGGCAGCAGGTTTTTCAGAGGCCCTTTCAAAGCAGTCACCGTATATTCTCTTTGATGAGGACAGGTCGGCAACAAATCTTCTTGTGCCAAACTGCATCCAGTGTGAGGATGTCAGTACCCTGACTGATCTCTTAAGGGAGAGAAGGGAAATCTTCTCCGGCACCTCGCTGATATTTGCAGCGGCCACCATGGACCTTCTGATTGCACATTCTGACAGGATAATGAGATTCAATAACCATCGTGCGGACGGAATTTTGGTTGATGAATACAGGAAGAGGCTGCACCGGCATATGACTGAGATCGCTTCATCTCTGATAAATCCCTGA
- a CDS encoding MBL fold metallo-hydrolase produces the protein MKITVLASGSKGNCTYIEGDSGAILVDAGLSAKETFKRLEESGCNRDLIEAIIVTHEHSDHIKGVDVLSRKLSIPVIGTQGTLWEYDEKRKSDKKLDYETIKTGEIKSVSDFEIEAFSTFHDAMDPCGYRIKYGDLTFALCTDTGKTDARIGGYLSTADALVLESNHCPEMLKNGPYPAFLKARIADAKRGHLSNTAAAECIKKYCRDSGNIILAHLSEENNKPEIALELAQNAAEENSCNAGIGISHQHCPAETIKLN, from the coding sequence ATGAAGATCACCGTCCTTGCGAGCGGAAGCAAAGGGAACTGTACATATATAGAGGGAGATTCCGGGGCGATTCTGGTCGATGCCGGGCTGAGTGCAAAAGAGACATTTAAGAGGCTTGAGGAGTCCGGCTGCAACAGAGACCTGATTGAAGCAATTATTGTGACTCATGAACATTCGGACCACATAAAAGGAGTCGATGTGTTATCGAGGAAACTCAGCATTCCCGTAATAGGGACACAGGGCACACTGTGGGAGTATGATGAGAAGAGAAAGTCGGATAAAAAACTGGATTACGAGACAATAAAAACCGGGGAAATAAAATCAGTGAGCGATTTTGAGATCGAGGCCTTCTCCACCTTCCATGACGCAATGGATCCATGCGGATACCGGATAAAATACGGCGATCTCACCTTCGCACTATGCACAGATACAGGAAAGACTGACGCAAGAATAGGCGGATATCTCAGTACTGCCGATGCACTTGTCCTTGAGAGCAACCACTGCCCGGAGATGCTTAAAAACGGCCCGTATCCTGCATTTTTAAAGGCAAGAATAGCCGATGCAAAGAGAGGCCATCTCTCAAATACCGCCGCTGCGGAATGCATAAAGAAATACTGCCGCGATTCAGGAAATATCATCCTTGCCCACCTCTCAGAGGAGAACAACAAACCGGAAATTGCCCTTGAATTGGCACAAAATGCAGCTGAAGAGAACTCCTGCAATGCAGGCATAGGAATTTCCCACCAGCACTGCCCGGCAGAGACAATAAAACTGAATTAA
- a CDS encoding ATP-dependent DNA ligase — MNFIDFSEFCDTLESISGRLEMIDLIAEKLPGLSDEDMPVFLRFITGRVFPDYSQDKIGIGPNHVYESVAYVIGKNRDYVIRKINTGGDVGKAVENLLAKKEQTSFFSDTLELSGVFSDFKAISEVKGSRSQKEKLKFVKRLFANAKPIEGRYLARIMLGEMRIGVGDGNVREAVAKAFSVPAALVEHAYQAVNDLGEVALLAKRGEKALEEVKIELFRPVKMMLAKQGTIAEMIREQGSIAAEFKYDGTRFQFHKRGDEFKIYSRKLEEVTDAMPDISELLMNCTEHDVILDGEIIAVKDGKPMPFQYVLKRFRRRHDIEAHVENIRLIPNVFDILLLDNESLIEKPFTGRRRILEENVREYIAPQIVSGDIAEVEEFYRDALDEGHEGIMVKSLSAAYTPGQRVREWIKIKPEVDTIDLAVIGAEWGEGKRAGLFGSFLLACRDENDELYPVSKVATGISDEMLALIYDSLKESVISESGKFVRFEPEIVFEVGYAEIQKSVNYESGYALRFPRFIRVRDDKGIDEIETISSINERFTVQNDKRGIK, encoded by the coding sequence ATGAATTTCATTGATTTTTCAGAATTCTGCGACACCCTTGAATCAATTTCCGGAAGGCTTGAGATGATAGATCTCATCGCAGAAAAACTGCCAGGCCTTTCAGATGAGGACATGCCTGTGTTTCTCAGGTTTATCACAGGAAGGGTTTTTCCGGATTACAGTCAGGATAAGATCGGCATCGGCCCGAACCACGTCTATGAATCGGTGGCATATGTCATCGGAAAAAACAGGGACTATGTCATCAGGAAAATAAACACCGGAGGGGATGTAGGAAAAGCGGTAGAAAACCTTCTTGCAAAGAAAGAGCAGACCTCATTTTTCAGTGACACACTCGAACTTTCAGGTGTTTTTTCTGATTTCAAAGCCATTTCAGAGGTAAAAGGCTCCAGGTCCCAGAAGGAGAAACTGAAATTTGTAAAGCGCCTTTTTGCCAATGCAAAACCGATTGAAGGGCGTTATCTTGCAAGAATTATGCTTGGTGAGATGAGAATAGGGGTTGGTGACGGAAATGTCAGGGAGGCCGTTGCAAAGGCATTTTCTGTTCCGGCAGCGCTCGTTGAACACGCATACCAGGCGGTGAACGACCTTGGAGAGGTCGCCCTTCTTGCAAAGAGAGGAGAAAAGGCGCTTGAGGAGGTTAAGATTGAACTCTTCCGTCCTGTAAAGATGATGCTTGCAAAGCAGGGCACCATCGCTGAGATGATCCGGGAGCAGGGCAGTATTGCCGCCGAGTTCAAATATGACGGGACAAGGTTTCAGTTTCATAAAAGAGGGGATGAATTTAAGATCTACTCCAGAAAACTTGAGGAGGTCACCGATGCAATGCCTGACATATCAGAACTCCTGATGAACTGTACAGAGCATGATGTCATCCTTGACGGAGAGATCATTGCAGTTAAAGACGGAAAACCGATGCCGTTTCAGTATGTCCTTAAAAGATTCAGACGCAGACATGATATCGAGGCCCATGTTGAAAATATCCGTCTGATTCCAAACGTCTTTGACATTCTTCTGCTTGACAACGAATCCTTAATAGAGAAACCGTTCACCGGGAGAAGAAGGATTCTTGAGGAGAATGTGAGGGAATATATCGCTCCGCAGATTGTATCCGGTGACATTGCAGAAGTAGAGGAATTTTACAGAGATGCACTTGACGAAGGGCATGAAGGCATAATGGTCAAGTCGCTCTCAGCCGCCTACACTCCGGGGCAGAGGGTCAGGGAGTGGATTAAGATAAAGCCGGAGGTTGATACGATCGACCTTGCTGTAATCGGTGCTGAATGGGGCGAAGGTAAGCGCGCAGGCCTCTTTGGTTCATTCCTCCTTGCGTGTCGGGATGAGAACGACGAACTGTATCCGGTATCAAAGGTCGCAACCGGAATTTCTGATGAGATGCTGGCTTTAATTTATGACAGCCTTAAAGAGAGTGTCATCTCAGAATCAGGCAAGTTCGTCAGGTTTGAGCCGGAGATTGTATTTGAAGTAGGATATGCCGAGATTCAGAAGAGTGTCAATTATGAATCAGGCTATGCCCTGCGTTTTCCGAGGTTTATCAGAGTGCGTGATGACAAAGGTATAGATGAGATCGAGACGATCTCTTCCATCAACGAAAGATTCACAGTACAGAATGACAAACGTGGCATAAAATAA
- a CDS encoding Nre family DNA repair protein produces MQSANLCIKCKGKGLCGLSKCPVMSRFYARRDTKPVKEYMGESPSVFVGSKNYPDVSGGPLLSRENDNPEHWVSGNYSIDDIVRIRSGTIRGNSGEKNLSGSIQEIALSSRPVDVEVAFVKPVRFDLRFDGVLAPVGLSGVVSDMSVIDNALVPRVVDRITSDTDLKANDAIAELYRGGTDLHYIQNLLSSGLLGVKRRIVPTRWSITAVDDTISGVLKKNISGYLPLEEIRVFNGCIHGNNMAVMLIPGDWRYEMTEIWEKSSLWSGSESATIVSDSEGKKRKQGYSPIAGAYYSARLAVLEYLESVRRSARVIAVRRVTGEYWAPLGTWVIREAARKAMKGNYMTPADLSEGINIISSLSGGDKWLPYSSLIPEIKTQKTLFDF; encoded by the coding sequence ATGCAATCAGCGAATCTCTGCATAAAGTGCAAGGGCAAAGGTCTCTGCGGCCTCTCGAAATGTCCTGTAATGAGCCGTTTTTATGCCCGGAGAGATACAAAACCTGTCAAAGAGTATATGGGTGAAAGCCCGTCTGTCTTTGTAGGTTCAAAGAATTATCCCGATGTCTCCGGAGGCCCTCTGCTCTCGCGTGAGAATGACAACCCTGAGCACTGGGTCTCCGGCAATTACTCAATAGATGACATTGTCAGGATAAGATCCGGGACAATCAGGGGTAATTCCGGTGAGAAAAACCTCAGCGGTTCAATTCAGGAGATCGCCCTCTCGTCAAGGCCGGTTGATGTTGAGGTGGCTTTTGTAAAACCTGTCCGTTTTGATCTCCGCTTTGATGGTGTTTTGGCCCCTGTAGGACTTTCAGGTGTTGTATCTGATATGTCTGTCATTGACAACGCTCTTGTCCCCCGGGTTGTTGACAGAATTACCTCGGATACTGACCTGAAGGCTAATGACGCCATCGCTGAACTGTACAGGGGTGGCACTGATCTGCATTATATCCAGAATCTTCTCTCGTCAGGACTTTTAGGGGTTAAGAGGCGTATCGTTCCGACAAGATGGAGCATAACCGCAGTTGATGATACCATCTCCGGAGTTCTCAAAAAGAATATTTCCGGTTACCTGCCCCTCGAAGAGATCAGGGTTTTTAACGGGTGCATTCATGGCAATAATATGGCGGTTATGCTCATTCCCGGTGACTGGCGCTATGAGATGACTGAAATATGGGAGAAGAGCAGTCTCTGGTCAGGGAGTGAATCTGCAACAATAGTCTCCGACTCTGAAGGGAAAAAGAGAAAACAGGGCTATTCCCCGATTGCAGGGGCCTACTACTCTGCCCGCCTCGCTGTGCTTGAATATCTTGAGTCGGTCAGAAGGTCTGCCCGCGTTATAGCTGTAAGGAGAGTTACGGGGGAGTACTGGGCGCCGCTTGGCACATGGGTTATACGTGAGGCTGCAAGGAAGGCAATGAAGGGGAATTATATGACTCCGGCGGATCTCAGTGAAGGTATAAACATTATCAGCAGTTTATCCGGCGGCGATAAATGGCTCCCTTACAGCAGTCTTATTCCTGAGATTAAGACCCAGAAGACACTTTTTGATTTCTGA
- a CDS encoding DUF2117 domain-containing protein, with translation MSILPDDGYLIIVHGPEPFDRGDVSQIISLIGDYPVRVVVAGVMAGTAAEESGLEYEWPGKKPSEILDGISEKPGVFLLNRAKCETSGRVFGEIISGRLGGRGFIQAECTPGIVYIWGGGDEETAGRLSSLTGFPVMKREPLTPAPVDSVSGNTVYTERPLSGSDNLHPEKIPEERVIRGLLPGEPVFLNGTVIGRATRTEAVISYDGRELTAVSGIEFKAHGIEKLKPEPGFRLGDAWVKSGPVRTKKPLKGGTGRSFGKIILIDHDAAALYRMIRDGEICGVITVGDDTTAVCGNICSYPGIPVIGITDGDSDGIIGHNYPENSVIFRCRGMRDDDAGRYLGRKLDLEREYSWDELCSLVAGLLGNFADIVVDER, from the coding sequence ATGTCCATTTTACCTGATGACGGATATCTTATAATAGTTCACGGGCCTGAACCCTTTGACCGGGGTGATGTATCGCAGATAATCTCCCTTATTGGAGATTATCCGGTGAGAGTTGTCGTTGCCGGAGTTATGGCCGGCACAGCAGCGGAAGAGTCAGGGCTTGAATATGAGTGGCCGGGTAAGAAACCTTCTGAAATTCTGGATGGCATATCAGAAAAACCAGGTGTATTTCTTCTCAACCGTGCAAAATGTGAAACCTCAGGGAGAGTATTTGGCGAAATAATATCCGGCCGTCTCGGAGGCAGGGGTTTTATCCAGGCCGAGTGCACGCCGGGAATTGTATATATTTGGGGCGGCGGCGATGAAGAGACTGCCGGGCGGCTCTCATCCCTGACCGGATTTCCGGTAATGAAAAGAGAACCGTTAACACCTGCCCCTGTGGATTCAGTTTCCGGTAATACAGTTTATACGGAAAGGCCTCTCTCCGGCTCCGATAATCTGCATCCGGAGAAAATTCCGGAGGAGAGGGTCATTCGCGGGCTTCTTCCCGGAGAACCCGTATTTTTGAACGGAACTGTGATCGGCCGTGCAACCCGTACTGAGGCTGTGATCAGTTATGACGGCAGAGAACTGACGGCAGTATCGGGCATTGAGTTCAAAGCGCATGGTATCGAAAAGCTAAAGCCTGAACCCGGTTTCAGGCTTGGGGATGCATGGGTAAAGAGCGGGCCTGTCCGCACCAAAAAGCCGCTAAAAGGCGGTACAGGAAGAAGTTTTGGCAAAATTATTCTGATTGATCACGATGCCGCAGCTCTGTACAGAATGATCAGGGACGGGGAAATCTGCGGTGTGATTACAGTCGGGGACGACACAACGGCAGTATGCGGGAATATATGCTCATATCCTGGAATTCCGGTTATCGGCATCACTGACGGTGACTCAGACGGGATCATCGGGCATAACTATCCGGAAAATTCAGTTATATTCAGGTGCAGGGGTATGCGTGATGACGATGCCGGCAGATACCTTGGCAGAAAACTGGACCTTGAAAGGGAATATTCATGGGACGAACTCTGCTCTCTTGTTGCCGGACTTCTGGGTAATTTTGCCGATATAGTCGTGGATGAGAGATAA